TTGGCCGTTCTTTTGCTTCACGTGTAGCAGCAAGGCTGAGCACAGGACTTACTGCTGACTGTACTGAGCTGGCTATAGACCCCAAGACCAGGCAACTTCTTCAGACAAGGCCTGCCTTTGGAGGAAACATTATGGCCACTATTACCACCCCACACAATCGTCCCCAAATGGCTACGGTCAGGCACAAAGTGTTTAAAAAGGCAGTAAAGCAGGAAAATCGCCAGGGAGAAGTCATAAAAGAGAGTGTAGAAGACAAGGAACTTTCCTTGAGGACTAAACTTTTAGATATAGTTCAAGACCTAACCCAGACCGTGAATCTCGCCGATGCCGATATCATTGTGTCCGGAGGACGCGGATTGGGAGGACCTGAAAATTTCCATATTATTGAAGAATTGGCCCGCACTTTAGGAGGCGCTGTTGGTGCCAGTCGAGCAGCAGTTGATGCCGGCTGGATACCCTATTCGCATCAAGTAGGACAGACTGGTCGCACTGTCTGTCCCAAAATATATATTGCTTGTGGAATTTCTGGAGCCATTCAGCATCTGGTGGGCATGCAGTCTTCAGAAATTATTGTGGCAATTAATAAGGACACTAATGCTCCTATCTTCAAAATTGCCACCTATGGTATTGAAGGTGACCTTTTCCAGGTTGTTCCCGCCCTAACTAAAAGGTTGAAAGAAGTTCTGAGTTAAAGTAGCTATTCCCTAAATTTACCTTTCTCTTTCCCACCATTTTAGACCATTTTTTTCTTGATAATTTAAGACGATTTTGATATATTATATAATAAATGTAGTGTAGGGCTTCATGCCCGTAATTTGTAATCGGGGAAAATGTACCTGTCACCATAAATGGGAGATTCGATTGTATTTTAAGAAACTGGAGATATTTGGATTTAAATCATTTGCTGATAAGATTACTGTAGATTTCGAACCGGGAATTACCTGTATCGTTGGGCCTAATGGTTGTGGAAAGACCAATATTGTTGATGCGATACGCTGGGTTCTGGGGGAACAGAGTGCCAAACAGCTTCGTGCTGGCAAGATGGAAGATATTATTTTTAATGGTTCCCGGACGCGTAAACCCGTAGGATTAGCTGAGGTTTCGCTCAGTTTAGACAACTCGCAAAATATCCTACCCATCGAATACCGAGAAGTCACTGTTACTCGTCGCCTATTTCGTTCTGGAGAATCCGAATACTACATTAACAAGTCTCCTTGTCGCCTTAAAGACATAACTGCATTATTCTTAGATACAGGGATGGGCACAGATACTTATTCTTTGATGGAAGATAAGAAGATTGATTTCATTTTAAATAGTAAGCCAGAGGAGCGCCGAACAATCTTTGAAGAAGTAGCAGGGGTAATGAAATACAAATGGAGAAGAGAAGAGGCGCTTCGCAAATTGGAGAGCACACAGGCAAATCTTATGAGATTGTCAGACATAATAAGTGAAGTGAAAAGACAAATCAATTCACTCGATTATCAGGCGAGAAAAGCGCGCCAGTACCAAAAATATAGAGAACAACTCAAACGTCTGGAAATAAGACGGCTCATGAAAAACTATACAAAAATAAAGGAAGAATTCACCCAGGGAGAAGAAAATTTAAGTTCACTTTCCTCTCAGGCGGAGAGGTTAAGTAGCGAGTGTAAACAGAAAGAGGATTCAACCCTACAACTTCGCCTGCAATTAAAGGAGAAAGAAGAAGAGCTAACCAAGACTCAGAGAGAATTATTTTCCATCTCCAGTGAAATTAGCCGATTTGAAGACAGACTTCTTTTGGGAAAAGAGAGGAAAGAAGAGATAGAAGGAGAAAAAGCACAACTGAGGGAACAGATAGAAGATAGTAATAATAAAATTACCTTACTGGATGAAAAAATTTCTCAAACAGAAAAAGACAGCGAGGAATTAATCAAACAACTTGATGAGACCAACACAGCCTTTTCTTCCAAGGAAGAAATTCTTCGCTCACTTACAGAGAGACTCGTTCATTTGAGTGGTTCTCTTGAGGAGAGAAAAGAGGCTCTGGTGGAACTGATGAATAAAACAGCT
The window above is part of the bacterium genome. Proteins encoded here:
- a CDS encoding electron transfer flavoprotein subunit alpha; translation: MGIKILEDKCTGCSLCVKACPFGLIKIVSREEVGKPHPKYKKIAVIGEGCNLCGACLEPCSVQAILIEREEAKPRADISQYKGVWVFAEQKKGEIQGIAYELLGEGRKLADQLGEKLSCVLLGEGMDEAAKELIAYGADRVYQIEGSILKNFQDDPYTDVLTDLIQKEKPEIVLMGATVIGRSFASRVAARLSTGLTADCTELAIDPKTRQLLQTRPAFGGNIMATITTPHNRPQMATVRHKVFKKAVKQENRQGEVIKESVEDKELSLRTKLLDIVQDLTQTVNLADADIIVSGGRGLGGPENFHIIEELARTLGGAVGASRAAVDAGWIPYSHQVGQTGRTVCPKIYIACGISGAIQHLVGMQSSEIIVAINKDTNAPIFKIATYGIEGDLFQVVPALTKRLKEVLS